A window of Pyxidicoccus xibeiensis contains these coding sequences:
- a CDS encoding DUF4126 domain-containing protein, translated as MLSFALISQLIGLSSASGTRAGGSLLLVALASHYHYVALPPELEWMATTQAMGAFVALLAFEMYTQRDTDLRMLLGLAQFGLSAGSGATVALASLDVQTGQVPPWAVGVVGAGIAVATLTLRQWLHRNVEQLKTEVLHPQKWLLRTEDFFGLGMAAVAILWAPLALVLVVLFAVGCGVAGLVAHRVEARYRRPCPAGCGASIRQEASRCPKCRADVPVAARLDLRLAGRAQDAIRGALASVPDAKTEHPSDFRASS; from the coding sequence ATGCTTTCCTTCGCACTGATTTCACAGCTCATCGGGCTGAGCAGCGCGTCCGGGACGCGCGCGGGCGGAAGCCTGCTGCTCGTGGCGCTGGCGTCGCACTATCACTACGTGGCGCTGCCGCCCGAGCTGGAGTGGATGGCCACGACGCAGGCGATGGGTGCCTTCGTCGCGCTGCTGGCATTCGAGATGTACACGCAGCGGGATACTGACCTGCGCATGCTGCTGGGCCTGGCGCAGTTCGGCCTGAGCGCTGGGAGCGGCGCAACGGTGGCGCTGGCGTCATTGGACGTGCAGACGGGGCAGGTTCCGCCGTGGGCGGTGGGCGTGGTGGGCGCGGGCATCGCGGTGGCGACGCTGACCTTGCGGCAGTGGCTGCACCGGAACGTGGAGCAACTCAAGACCGAGGTGCTGCACCCGCAGAAGTGGCTCTTGCGCACGGAGGACTTCTTCGGCCTGGGCATGGCGGCGGTGGCGATTCTGTGGGCGCCGCTGGCGCTGGTGCTCGTGGTGTTGTTCGCGGTGGGCTGCGGGGTGGCGGGGCTGGTGGCGCACCGGGTGGAGGCCCGCTACCGGCGGCCGTGCCCCGCGGGCTGTGGAGCATCCATCCGCCAGGAGGCGTCACGCTGCCCGAAGTGCCGGGCCGACGTGCCCGTGGCGGCGCGGCTGGATTTGAGGCTGGCCGGCCGGGCGCAGGATGCGATTCGGGGGGCGCTGGCTTCGGTCCCTGATGCGAAGACCGAGCATCCTTCGGACTTCCGCGCCAGCTCGTAA